From the Flavobacterium gyeonganense genome, the window TTCTGATATTGCCTCATAAACTAAATTTCCTTCTACATCAGTTATTTTAACATTAGCCTTATCTATTAATCCGGCTACTTTAATCGTTCCCGTATATGATGGTCGTACTGGATTTGGGTATACATATACATTATTTAAATTATCGGCTGCTTCTGTTGCTACCCCTTTAAAAGAAATCATTCCTTTATTAGTCGCAATAAAAACCTCACCAGTTGTATCATTGATTTTGATATCGTTTATAGTATTAGCTGGTAAGGGCGAATTGTTTATAGTAAAATGATATTTTGTTTCCTGGCCATTTGGCGATACCATAAAAACACCTGAATCTACAGTCCCTATCCATTTATTATTAGCTCCATCAACGGCAATTGAAGTGATAAATTGTTCATATAATAATTCCTGAGCTAAATTATCCTCCATAATAATAATTGGATTTGCTTTTAATTGATTTTCGGATTGAAAACTACCTACATTTGTCAAAATGCGAAGTCCTTTTGTCGTTCCGATCCAAAGTTGATTTTTCGTATCAATTGCTAGCGCTCTGACATCAGCAACTGGCAAATTTCCAACATCGTTACCCGCTGTCATTTTCTTAAACGTATTTGTTGTTTCGTTAAAACCAACTACTCCATCTCTATTTGTTGCTATCCATTTTATATTATTTTTATCAACCACAATATCAGCATAACTTACATCTTCAGCTGTCATAAGAATACTTGTCATAGAATAACTTTGCCATTGTCCGTTTGTTTTTAAGACTTTCAATCCATTTTTTATTCTACTATTAGTTACCCAAAGATTCCCTGTTTGATCAAACGCGGTTTCATTAATACGAATATCAATATAAGTCGGCCCTCCTGCTGTCAGACTTTCTAAACCGCTATTTTTTTCATTATATAAAACAGTTGGAATATCATTTTCGATTTTTAACAATCCTGAGAAAAAAGAACTTGCAAAAACCTCATTTGTATTTTTTGGGTTTACAATTATTCTGGTTATTGACTGTGCGTTTAAGACACTGGCATATGGAATATTTAACCAACCAGACGAACTATATTTACTAATACCATAACTATCTAAAGAATATGGATTATAAAACAAATCGTAATCGCCATATACAGCCCAAGTTTGATTTGAAGCAGCATAAATTGAAAAAATGTTATTTTTTGAAGGTCCATCTGGTGTTTTATTTTCGAAAACTGTTGAAACTGAAAGGGAAGAACTAAACAAACCATTTTCTCTAGTGCCAATATAAATAAAATCATCAATAGCAGTTGTACAACTAAAATTCAAACTTGCATCTAAAACCTGAGTATTCAAAATCTGACGGTTTAGAACCATTTGATTCGTATAAACATAAATCGAAGCTGGTGTCGTAACAAACAATTGATGATTAATAGCCCTCATATCTGTCGCCGATTGAGGCAGCTGTAAAAATCCAATAAAAGAAGTTGAATTATATCTATGAATATATCCACCAGTATTAATTGCAATCAGTTCCGCATCCAGAGTTTCTATGCTGGACCAATCACCTGAGTTAACAACTGTCCACTGCTTATAATCAACTAAATTAGGATTATTGTTGTCTGCCCTTCTTATTCCATCTGAAGTAGCCGCATAAATAAAACCATTAAAAAAAGTAGTTTGTTTTACACTGATTTCTGCACCCGCATCCCCAATAAAATAAGTATCTCTAAATTTTGAAGTTGCCAAATTAAACTGTACAATTCCGAAATCACAGGAAACATAAATCAATCCGTTATGCTCCATAAAATGATTGATTTTTTTTAAATTAGATGGTAGCTGTTTATTAATTATATCTACAACTTTTAACATGCTTCCATCTTTTTCATTTACGACAATTATCAAACCGTTTTCATAGCCTATAATTGTTTTTTTAAAGCTTCGCTGTAATGTATTGAAGATATAGTCTGTCCTGAAAGCCCATCAATGGTAGTCGTGGTTTTAAGAACATTTGACGTTAAGTTTTTTGAAAACAAAGCATTTTCTGAGGCAGCAATAATAGCTGTTGAACTTACAGAAATATCTTTAATAATATTATACGAAAAATAGCCCTGCCAGGATAATGCTCCCTGAGAAAAACAATTTTGAACAATTAAAAGAAACAGAATATAAAGAAACTTTTTTTCATTTGCTTGAAAGATTCAGATTGACAAATATACTACAAACGAAAGTATTTGATTTTTGTTCTTTTTTAAAATTCTATTTTAAACATATCAGAAGCTTTTTAAAACTAAGAATGCCTTCATTTTATATTTTTAAGAATAAAATGAAGGCACTCTTTAAAATCTAAATAAAAGCTATACTACTCCCTGAGCAAGCATCGCATCGGCGACTTTAACAAAGCCGGCAATATTAGCTCCTTTTACGTAGTTTACATATCCATCTTCTTCAGCGCCATATTTTTTACACTGATTGTGAATTCCAACCATTATTTCTTTTAGTCTCAAATCCACTTCTTCACTTGTCCAGTTTAGGCGAATAGAATTTTGGGTCATTTCTAATCCGGATGCAGCAACTCCACCCGCATTTGCCGCTTTTCCCGGAGCAAAAAGGACCTTATTATCTAAGAACAATTTAATTGCATCTAACGTAGAAGGCATGTTTGCAGCCTCGGTTACACACAGAACACCATTATCAATAAGCTTTTTTGCATCTTCACCATTCAATTCATTTTGAGTGGCACATGGAATAGCGATATCCACTTTTACTTCCCAGGGACTTTTCCCTTTATAGAAAACAGCATTGGGATATTTCTCTAAATATCTTTCTGCCCTGTTGTCTCCAGTTGCCCGCATTTCCAGCATGTGATCAATTTTTTCTCCAGAAATCCCTTCTTCATCATAAATGTAACCGTCAGGACCAGAAATTGTAACTACTTTCCCTCCAAGCTCATTTACTTTTAAAGCAACACCCCAGGCAACATTTCCAAACCCTGAAATAGCCACTATTTTTCCTTTTATTTCATGACCAATAGTACGAAGCATTTGATCCGTAAAATATACTACTCCATAACCTGTCGCTTCTGGTCTGATTAATGATCCCCCATAAGCCAGACCTTTTCCGGTCAAAACACCGGTAAATTCATTTCTGATTCTTTTATACTGACCAAATAAGTATCCTATTTCCCTGGCGCCAACACCAATATCCCCAGCAGGTACATCCAGATCCGGGCCGATATGCCTACATAATTCTGTCATGAATGATTGACAAAAACGCATAATTTCACCATCAGATTTTCCTTCAGGATCAAAATCTGAACCTCCTTTTCCTCCTCCCATTGGCAAAGTTGTCAGACTGTTCTTAAAAACCTGCTCAAAAGCCAAAAATTTCAAAACAGAAAGATTTACTGTGTGATGAAATCTGATTCCGCCTTTATAAGGACCAATTGCTGAATTCATCTGAATTCGAAAACCTCTGTTTACAATAATTTCCCCCTTATCATCTACCCATGGAACCCTAAAAATTATGGATCGTTCGGGTTCTGCTATTCTAAGAAGTAAGTTTTTTCCATCGTATTTTTTTTGTTCAGCTATAAACGGAATTACTGTTTCTGCGAACTCTCTGACGGCCTGAAGAAATTCAGGTTCATTTGGATTTTTTGACTCTACAAGAGCCATAAACTCATTTATTTTTTGCTTCATCATTTTGAAATAAATTATGCTTACAAATCATTTATTTGTACAATTAAATAAGAAAACCTCATTAAGAAAACGTTTTCGTTATCCATAACAAAGGTAAAGCAAAATCAATTTGAAAATTATCTTTTATAACAATTTTACGAGAATTATATATTTTTCAAACAAATTTAAAATTCTCATTTACAAAAATTACATTACAGCCTAAACTGAATATTATGATTAACTTTTTAAGTGTTTTTATAGTTATTTTTTAATTGCCTAATTAATTATTTTAAAGTCGATTATGTTTTTTATATATTTGCCCATGATTTGAAAGCCGAAAAACTCATGTTCAAGCAAATAGCCTTAACTTTTTTTACAATATTTGGTATTACCACGGTATCAAATGCACAATTAGCCTACGAAATTG encodes:
- a CDS encoding T9SS type A sorting domain-containing protein, which codes for MIIVVNEKDGSMLKVVDIINKQLPSNLKKINHFMEHNGLIYVSCDFGIVQFNLATSKFRDTYFIGDAGAEISVKQTTFFNGFIYAATSDGIRRADNNNPNLVDYKQWTVVNSGDWSSIETLDAELIAINTGGYIHRYNSTSFIGFLQLPQSATDMRAINHQLFVTTPASIYVYTNQMVLNRQILNTQVLDASLNFSCTTAIDDFIYIGTRENGLFSSSLSVSTVFENKTPDGPSKNNIFSIYAASNQTWAVYGDYDLFYNPYSLDSYGISKYSSSGWLNIPYASVLNAQSITRIIVNPKNTNEVFASSFFSGLLKIENDIPTVLYNEKNSGLESLTAGGPTYIDIRINETAFDQTGNLWVTNSRIKNGLKVLKTNGQWQSYSMTSILMTAEDVSYADIVVDKNNIKWIATNRDGVVGFNETTNTFKKMTAGNDVGNLPVADVRALAIDTKNQLWIGTTKGLRILTNVGSFQSENQLKANPIIIMEDNLAQELLYEQFITSIAVDGANNKWIGTVDSGVFMVSPNGQETKYHFTINNSPLPANTINDIKINDTTGEVFIATNKGMISFKGVATEAADNLNNVYVYPNPVRPSYTGTIKVAGLIDKANVKITDVEGNLVYEAISEGGTIEWDTTAFGRYKVASGVYMIFISSKDGAETKVKKVMIVR
- the gdhA gene encoding NADP-specific glutamate dehydrogenase, which encodes MKQKINEFMALVESKNPNEPEFLQAVREFAETVIPFIAEQKKYDGKNLLLRIAEPERSIIFRVPWVDDKGEIIVNRGFRIQMNSAIGPYKGGIRFHHTVNLSVLKFLAFEQVFKNSLTTLPMGGGKGGSDFDPEGKSDGEIMRFCQSFMTELCRHIGPDLDVPAGDIGVGAREIGYLFGQYKRIRNEFTGVLTGKGLAYGGSLIRPEATGYGVVYFTDQMLRTIGHEIKGKIVAISGFGNVAWGVALKVNELGGKVVTISGPDGYIYDEEGISGEKIDHMLEMRATGDNRAERYLEKYPNAVFYKGKSPWEVKVDIAIPCATQNELNGEDAKKLIDNGVLCVTEAANMPSTLDAIKLFLDNKVLFAPGKAANAGGVAASGLEMTQNSIRLNWTSEEVDLRLKEIMVGIHNQCKKYGAEEDGYVNYVKGANIAGFVKVADAMLAQGVV